In the Brassica napus cultivar Da-Ae chromosome A7, Da-Ae, whole genome shotgun sequence genome, one interval contains:
- the LOC106353922 gene encoding protein SWEETIE isoform X3, which produces MSKNNAIENVPLSRFGVLVAQLESIVASASQKNPDPLLCFEILSDLISALDEEPKESILVCQRKCEDALYSLVTLGARRPVRHLASVAMAKIISNGDSISIYSRASSLQGFLSDGKRSDPQRVAGAAQCLGELYRHFGRRITSGLFETTVIVTKLVKFNEDFVRQEAFILLHNALDGCGGTAAATAYSEAYRLITRFSTLDKSFVVRIAAARCLRAFSNIGGPGLGTSEFDTLASYCLKGIEDSESSVREAFAEALGSLLALGMHPEAHVQPRGKGPFPPAKKLEGGLQRHLILPFTKAVGPRARNKRFGLALSWVFFLQANRIRYLGPDSELQDYSLLVMDMLRGDSSIDAHALACVLYILRVGVIDQMMESSQRSFSVFLGKQLQSSDASPSMKIVALRALSYTLKTLGEVPQEFREFFDDTVGAASSHFLDLVRVEAALTLRALAEVDPTCVGGLTSYAVTTINALRESLSFEKGGKLKTDLASLHGQAATLAALVSISPGLSLGYPAKLPRSVLEVSKKMLTESRRNITVASSEKEAGWLLLSSLLNSMPKEEFGDQDFDILILWTDVFTGNPEQLIKQPAELESTLRVWSAAVDALTAFVRRFVSCEDGILLQPVLANLRSALSYVSAMANKRLPDVKTLVDTLIIRVLIAYQSIPDPLAYKSEHQQIIQLCTAPYRDPSGFEENSCLKALLDKRDAWLGPWIPGRDWFEDELRYFQGGEDGLAPSVWESKVSSFPLPETVKKTLVNQMVLCFGIMFASQDSRGMLSLLSVIQQCMKARKKQQWRTASLTNICAGLLAGLKALHALRSQQLETEVLSTVQAIFQNILTEGDICASQRRAACEGLGLLARLGNDIFTARMTRVLLGELNGITDPNYGGSVALALGCIHHSAGGMALSTLVPATVSSVSSLAKTPVLGLKIWALHGLLLTIEAAGLSFVSHVQAALGLALDILLGEESGWIDLSQGIGRLINAIVAVLGPELAPGSILFSRCKSVIAEISSWQEIPTLLESVRFTQQLILFAPQAVSVHSHVKNLLLTLTSRQPIIRRLSVSTLRHLIEKDPVSVIDEQIEGNLFQMLDEETDSEIGNLILSTLIRLLYATCPSRPSRWISICRNMALATSTGRSAETNSTENDPSSARDNLGDDDEDMVSNSSGKSLHASPDKDKALRYRTRVFAAECLSLLPEAVGQDAAHFDLSLARKLASDTQSSGDWLVLQLQELISLAYQISTIQFENMRPVGVGLLSTILEKFKLVADPELPGHLLLEQYQAQLVSAVRTALDANSGPVLLEAGLELATKIMTSGIISSDQVAVKRIFSLLSRPLNDFNELYYPSFAEWVTSKIKIRLLAAHASLKCYIFTFLRKHHGEVPVEFEALLPLFSKSSDVLGKYWIQVLRGYSYVCLFQNPKRSFSILDEIPPHTVSRRLQPCLDEAWPVILQALVLDAIPVNHIVDGFSDRSLISRHRMVTLEVEDYQFLWGFAVLVLFQGMHPSSNTQVIPFGSTKVKNNGDSSIKESSFQGLKLHEIALPVFLSLSAERFFTSGFLSIDLCQELLQVFSYSFYMDSSWDILAVSVVHQISQTCPKDFLESEQFAYSTIELCLGYLFKILHRHNEISPDDDDIRDNLLSTVFVSVKTLVTRFELKNRLMSAPLALLLSGYKCIRQVPTDAYLPKALEIVKSTNELLLKLTRTSSQKPSTDAVAADSSVHLGAMFGACVHMVGDLTKDCIDGIHLVDTKRSGLRKLLQLKLAFCLEQLFSLAKFAYELHCPEDETETNSICIAVLKSCHISIAAVVKDSSVQVQATALQVLKSLVQRYNNTEEKSFVSFFVGELIGDIVNLMQRALLVKPMNKESVVIAGECLRLIMLLQMHSNVDELQKGFMSLFLESVLVVFSKTSDGVSQEVLELRSVAVRLVSHLAQLPSSAVHFKDILLSLPTTHRQQLQDIIRASVSQDSSPLKPKSLVPPMDIKLPAPVVATPEKVTSSAVVAKSETLSTVPTSLNEVSTVESGTEEENDDEDDDDDWDTFQSFPASTNPEGSGSKTESVTEEETDLPVSSSIQDDESKKSPIAEEPDDQHLASEPTADTTKEDSVDDSKVVEEETVESSLIEEALLTSQNDEISSDDHLVEVKEESVESSSEPEIIGVDTKLPSTEADSQALDDTSDDLDPQHLEKPVQDDQVKCSNEHVVSEKTVAENKSEED; this is translated from the exons ATGTCGAAGAATAATGCGATTGAGAACGTCCCTCTGTCGCGATTCGGCGTCCTCGTCGCCCAGCTGGAGTCGATTGTGGCGTCAGCGTCACAGAAAAACCCAGACCCTCTCCTCTGTTTCGAGATCCTCTCTGATCTCATTTCCGCACTCGATGAAGAGCCTAAG GAGTCTATACTAGTATGTCAAAGGAAATGCGAAGATGCCTTGTATTCTCTAGTTACTCTTGGCGCTCGGAGACCGGTGCGGCATCTTGCTTCAGTGGCTATGGCGAAAATTATATCTAATGGTGATAGTATCTCGATATACTCTAGAGCTAGCAGTCTACAAGGGTTTCTTTCCGATGGGAAACGCAGTGATCCCCAGCGAGTTGCAG gtGCTGCTCAATGCTTGGGGGAGCTGTATCGTCATTTTGGGAGAAGAATTACTTCTGGCTTGTTCGAAACGACAGTTATTGTCACAAAATTAGTGAAGTTTAACGAG GATTTTGTGAGACAAGAAGCATTTATCTTGCTTCATAATGCTTTGGATGGCTGCGGTGGTACAGCTGCTGCTACTGCGTACTCTGAAGCATACCGTCTGATCACAAGGTTTTCCACTTTGGACAAGTCATTCGTAGTGAGAATTGCTGCTGCACGTTGTTTGAGGGCCTTTTCCAACATTGGAGGACCTGGTCTTGGTACTAGCGAATTTGATACCTTAGCGTCTTACTGTCTCAAG GGTATTGAAGATTCCGAATCATCTGTCCGTGAGGCATTTGCAGAGGCTTTGGGTTCATTGCTTGCGTTAGGAATGCATCCTGAAGCGCAT GTCCAACCTAGAGGCAAAGGTCCATTTCCACCAGCAAAGAAGCTGGAAGGCGGTCTGCAGAGGCATCTAATTTTACCCTTCACAAAAG CGGTTGGCCCACGGGCAAGAAACAAGCGGTTTGGTTTGGCACTGTCATGGGTGTTCTTTTTACAG GCCAATAGGATAAGGTATTTGGGTCCAGATAGTGAGCTTCAGGACTATTCTTTGCTTGTCATGGACATGCTGCGGGGTGACTCCTCAATTGATGCCCATGCCCTG GCATGTGTTCTGTACATCCTACGGGTTGGCGTAATTGATCAAATGATGGAGTCAAGCCAGAGAAGCTTTTCAGTTTTTCTCGGAAAGCAG CTTCAGTCTTCAGATGCTAGTCCATCAATGAAAATTGTTGCTTTGCGGGCTTTGTCATACACGTTGAAAACACTGGGAGAG GTTCCCCAAGAATTCAGGGAGTTTTTTGATGACACAGTGGGTGCGGCGTCCTCACATTTCTTGGACCTT GTACGTGTTGAGGCTGCTTTAACTTTACGTGCTTTGGCTGAGGTTGATCCCACCTGCGTTGGTGGGTTGACTTCTTATGCTGTAACCACTATTAATGCGTTACGGgaaagtttatcctttgaaaag GGAGGCAAATTGAAAACTGATCTTGCTTCTTTGCATGGGCAAGCAGCAACTTTAGCAGCTCTAGTCTCCATATCTCCTGGACTCTCTCTTGGTTATCCTGCTAA ACTGCCAAGGTCAGTGCTTGAAGTTTCAAAGAAGATGCTAACAGAGTCCAGGAGGAATATCACAGTCGCCTCAAGTGAAAAGGAAGCTGGATGGTTATTGTTATCATCCCTACTAAATTCTATGCCAAAGGAG GAATTTGGGGACCAAGATTTTGATATTCTTATCTTGTGGACTGACGTCTTTACTGGAAACCCAGAGCAGTTGATCAAACAACCTGCAGAACTGGAGTCTACGTTAAG GGTGTGGTCGGCTGCAGTTGACGCACTCACAGCTTTTGTGAGACGTTTTGTCTCTTGTGAGGATGGTATTCTGCTTCAACCAGTACTGGCAAACCTCCGTAG CGCTTTGTCTTATGTATCGGCAATGGCCAACAAACGGTTACCTGATGTCAAAACTTTGGTCGATACACTCATCATAAGAGTATTGATAGCTTATCAGTCCATCCCAGATCCCTTGGCCTATAAAAGTGAGCATCAGCAAATTATTCAGCTATGCACAGCACCATATAG GGACCCTTCCGGATTTGAGGAAAACTCGTGCTTGAAGGCACTCCTTGACAAAAGAGATGCATGGCTTGGTCCTTGGATTCCTGGCAG GGATTGGTTTGAAGATGAGCTTCGCTATTTTCAAGGCGGGGAAGATGGTCTAGCACCAAGTGTATGGGAAAGTAAAGTTTCTAGTTTTCCTCTG CCAGAGACTGTAAAAAAGACATTGGTGAATCAGATGGTTCTCTGCTTTGGTATCATGTTTGCTTCGCAG GATAGCCGTGGGATGCTTTCACTTCTTTCGGTCATACAACAGTGTATGAAAGCTAGAAAGAAGCAACAATGGCGTACTGCCAGCTTGACTAACATCTGTGCGGGTCTGCTTGCCGGATTAAAG GCTTTGCATGCTCTACGTTCTCAGCAACTAGAGACAGAAGTATTAAGCACAGTGCAAGCCATTTTTCAG AATATTTTAACAGAGGGAGACATCTGTGCATCGCAACGCAGGGCAGCATGTGAGGGTCTTGGTCTCCTAGCTCGTCTTGGAAATGACATCTTTACAGCAAGAATG ACCAGAGTGCTTCTTGGGGAACTAAATGGAATAACAGATCCAAACTATGGTGGATCCGTTGCTCTTGCACTTGGCTGCATCCATCACAG TGCAGGAGGAATGGCATTGTCGACCTTAGTACCCGCTACTGTTAGTTCAGTCTCTTCTTTGGCCAAAACTCCCGTTCTTGGTCTTAAGATCTGGGCCTTGCATGGGCTTCTTTTGACCATTGAAGCTGCTGGTTTATCATTCGTATCTCATGTTCAG GCAGCATTAGGACTTGCCTTGGACATTTTATTGGGTGAAGAAAGTGGATGGATCGATCTTTCCCAAGGCATTGGGCGCCTTATTAATGCCATTGTTGCTGTCCTTGGTCCTGAGCTTGCTCCTGGCAGCATTCTCTTTTCACGCTGCAAG tCTGTTATTGCAGAGATTAGTTCCTGGCAAGAAATTCCGACCCTGCTTGA GAGCGTCCGTTTTACCCAGCAGCTTATTCTTTTTGCTCCACAAGCCGTTTCAGTGCATTCACACGTGAAGAATCTCTTACTGACATTGACATCAAGACAG CCAATAATTAGGCGTCTCTCTGTATCAACTCTTCGGCATCTGATTGAGAAAGACCCG GTATCTGTCATTGATGAGCAGATAGAAGGTAACTTATTTCAAATGTTAGATGAAGAAACAGATTCTGA GATTGGGAACCTGATCCTTAGTACCTTGATACGCCTTCTTTATGCGACATGCCCATCACGCCCATCCCGATGGATTTCTATATGCCGCAACATG GCTCTTGCAACATCCACTGGAAGAAGTGCGGAAACGAACAGTACGGAAAATGATCCTTCCAGCGCAAGAGATAACCttggagatgatgatgaagacatGGTTTCTAACTCTAGTGGGAAATCCTTACATGCCAGTCCTGACAAAGACAAAGCCTTGAGATATCGAACCAGAGTTTTTGCAGCTGA GTGTTTGAGTCTTTTGCCAGAGGCTGTAGGACAGGATGCTGCTCATTTTGATCTTTCATTGGCAAGGAAACTTGCTTCGGATACACAAAGCTCAGGTGACTGGTTAGTTCTTCAACTACAAGAGCTGATATCTCTTGCTTACCAG ATAAGCACTATTCAGTTTGAAAACATGAGGCCGGTTGGAGTTGGACTTCTTAGCACAATTCTTGAGAAG TTCAAATTAGTAGCTGATCCTGAACTTCCTGGACATCTTCTGCTTGAACAATATCAG GCTCAACTGGTATCTGCTGTTCGTACTGCCCTGGATGCAAATTCTGGCCCTGTTCTTCTGGAAGCTGGGTTAGAGTTGGCCACAAAG ATAATGACCAGTGGAATAATAAGCAGTGATCAAGTTGCAGTCAAACGCATATTCTCTCTACTTTCACGTCCGCTCAATGACTTCAACGAATTATACTATCCTTCATTTGCTGAATGGGTCACAAGCAAG ATCAAGATCAGGCTTCTTGCTGCACATGCCTCGCTTAAGTGTTACATATTTACATTCTTGAGAAAACACCACGGTGAGGTGCCAGTAGAATTTGAAGCGCTATTGCCATTGTTTTCAAAGAGTTCAGACGTACTTGGGAAGTACTGGATTCAGGTCCTAAGGGGCTACAGTTATGTTTGCTTATTTCAGAACCCCAAAAGAAGT TTCTCGATCTTAGATGAAATCCCGCCACATACTGTTTCAAGAAGGCTGCAGCCTTGTTTAGATGAAGCATGGCCTGTGATCCTGCAAGCTTTGGTCCTGGATGCAATTCCTGTGAATCATATCGTAGACGGATTTTCTGATAGGTCCTTGATATCTAGACATCGCATGGTTACCCTAGAGGTGGAAGATTATCAGTTTCTATGGGGCTTTGCTGTACTTGTATTATTTCAGGGGATGCATCCAAGCTCTAATACACAAGTGATACCTTTTGGCTCaactaaagtaaaaaataatggAGACTCCAGCATTAAGGAATCTTCATTCCAGGGCCTAAAGTTACATGAAATTGCTTTACCAGTTTTCCTATCTCTTTCTGCTGAAAGATTTTTCACCAGTGGCTTTCTTAGCATAGATCTCTGCCAAGAACTGTTGCAG GTTTTCTCGTATTCCTTTTATATGGACAGTTCCTGGGATATTCTTGCAGTATCCGTAGTACATCAG ATTTCACAAACCTGTCCAAAAGATTTTCTTGAATCTGAGCAGTTTGCCTACTCGACCATTGAACTCTGTCTGGGGTACCTGTTCAAAATTCTTCATAG GCATAATGAAATTTCGCCAGATGATGATGACATTAGGGATAATTTGCTGTCTACTGTATTTGTTTCCGTAAAGACACTAGTGACACGTTTTGAGTTGAAG AATCGTTTGATGTCGGCACCTCTGGCGTTACTGTTAAGTGGGTACAAGTGCATCCGGCAAGTCCCCACTGACGCCTACTTACCAAAAGCTCTTGAGATTGTGAAGTCCACCAATGAGTTATTGCTTAAGCTTACCAGAACCTCGTCACAGAAACCTTCTACTG ATGCTGTTGCTGCGGATAGTAGTGTCCATCTAGGAGCAATGTTTGGTGCTTGTGTACACATGGTTGGTGATCTGACTAAAGATTGTATCGACGGTATCCATCTTGTGGACACCAAGAGATCAGGGTTACGCAAGCTTCTTCAGTTGAAGCTTGCATTCTGTCTTGAACAACTTTTTTCACTGGCTAAGTTTGCCTACGAGCTTCACTGTCCAGAAGATGAAACTGAGACCAATTCTATCTGTATTGCGGTGTTGAAGAGTTGCCACATTAGTATAGCAGCAGTAGTTAAAGATTCCAGTGTGCAG GTTCAAGCTACTGCCTTACAAGTGCTAAAAAGCTTGGTGCAGCGTTACAACAACACAGAGGAGAAAAGTTTTGTGAGCTTCTTTGTTGGGGAACTTATTGGAGATATTGTCAATCTAATGCAGAGGGCGCTTCTGGTT aaaccTATGAATAAGGAATCGGTGGTTATAGCTGGCGAATGCTTGCGGTTGATAATGCTACTTCAGATGCACTCAAATGTTGATGAACTTCAGAAGGGATTCATGAGCCTTTTTCTTGAATCCGTACTTGTAGTGTTCTCTAAGACTTCAGATGGCGTTTCTCAG GAAGTTCTCGAGTTAAGAAGTGTAGCTGTGCGGCTTGTTTCCCATCTAGCTCAGTTGCCTTCTTCAGCTGTTCACTTTAAGGATATTTTGCTGTCGCTGCCAACAACTCACCGGCAGCAGCTTCAG GATATCATCCGTGCTTCCGTCTCTCAAGATAGCTCCCCTCTGAAGCCAAAATCTTTGGTTCCACCAATGGATATCAAATTACCAGCACCTGTGGTAGCAACACCTGAGAAAGTTACCTCTTCTGCTGTTGTTGCTAAATCAGAAACATTGTCGACTGTGCCAACATCATTAAATGAGGTTAGCACAGTAGAAAGTGGAAccgaggaagaaaatgatgacgaagatgatgatgatgattgggACACTTTCCAGTCTTTTCCTGCTTCCACAAATCCTGAAGGTTCGGGATCAAAGACAGAAAGTGTTACTGAAGAGGAGACAGACCTTCCTGTGAGCTCTTCCATTCAGGATGATGAATCAAAGAAATCACCAATTGCAGAAGAACCTGATGATCAACATCTTGCATCTGAACCTACCGCTGACACAACTAAAGAAGATTCCGTCGACGATAGCAAAGTGGTCGAAGAGGAAACAGTAGAGTCATCTCTCATCGAAGAAGCTCTTCTTACAAGTCAGAATGACGAAATCTCATCGGATGATCATCTTGTTGAAGTGAAGGAAGAATCAGTTGAGAGTAGTTCTGAACCTGAAATTATCGGAGTTGATACCAAACTTCCTTCAACAGAAGCAGATTCACAAGCCTTAGATGATACATCAGACGATCTGGATCCGCAACACTTAGAAAAGCCAGTCCAGGATGACCAAGTTAAGTGTAGCAACGAACATGTTGTATCGGAAAAGACAGTGGCTGAAAATAAGAGCGAGGAGGATTAA